In a genomic window of Ipomoea triloba cultivar NCNSP0323 chromosome 3, ASM357664v1:
- the LOC116013324 gene encoding 14-3-3-like protein 16R — MASAREENVYMAKLAEQAERYEEMVEFMEKVVAAADGAEELTVEERNLLSVAYKNVIGARRASWRIISSIEQKEESRGNDDHVASIKEYRSKIESELSSICNGILTLLDSKLIGAATSGDSKVFYLKMKGDYHRYLAEFKTGAERKDAAENTLSAYKSAQEIANAELAPTHPIRLGLALNFSVFYYEILNSPDRACNLAKQAFDEAIAELDTLGEESYKDSTLIMQLLRDNLTLWTSDMQDDGADEIKEASKPDNE, encoded by the exons ATGGCGTCTGCACGTGAGGAGAACGTCTACATGGCGAAGCTTGCGGAGCAGGCGGAAAGGTACGAGGAGATGGTGGAGTTTATGGAGAAGGTGGTGGCGGCCGCGGACGGCGCCGAGGAGCTAACTGTGGAGGAGCGCAACCTTCTGTCGGTTGCCTACAAGAACGTGATCGGCGCTCGCCGTGCCTCGTGGCGCATCATCTCGTCCATTGAGCAGAAGGAGGAGAGCCGCGGCAACGATGACCACGTGGCCTCCATCAAGGAATACAGATCTAAGATCGAGTCAGAGCTGTCCTCGATCTGCAACGGCATCCTCACGCTCCTCGACTCTAAGCTCATCGGCGCCGCTACCTCCGGAGATTCGAAGGTCTTCTATTTGAAAATGAAGGGTGACTATCACCGCTACTTGGCTGAGTTCAAAACCGGAGCCGAGAGAAAAGATGCCGCCGAGAACACTCTCTCCGCTTACAAATCTGCTCAG GAAATTGCCAATGCTGAACTTGCTCCTACACATCCGATTCGTCTTGGCCTCGCTCTCAACTTCTCTGTATTTTACTATGAGATCTTGAATTCCCCCGACCGTGCTTGCAATCTCGCCAAGCAG GCCTTTGATGAGGCAATTGCCGAGCTGGATACTCTGGGAGAGGAATCCTACAAGGATAGCACTCTGATTATGCAGCTTCTTCGTGATAACCTCACTTTGTGGACATCAGACATGCAG GATGATGGAGCTGATGAGATCAAGGAAGCATCAAAGCCAGACAATGAGTAA